From Paenibacillus sp. V4I7, one genomic window encodes:
- a CDS encoding MarR family winged helix-turn-helix transcriptional regulator, whose protein sequence is MSSNEFLKLENQLCFSLYASSRAITRMYRPFLEGLGITYPQYLVLLVLWDQKESTVKELSEKLDLDSGTLTPMLKRMESQQLVQRKRSSEDERVVNIQITEAGLALYDKALCIPQSLLASSGLSPEEIYKFNEQLKRIISSVNAFD, encoded by the coding sequence ATGAGCAGCAATGAATTTTTAAAGCTTGAAAATCAACTGTGCTTTAGTCTATATGCAAGTTCCAGAGCCATTACTCGCATGTATCGCCCATTTCTTGAAGGCTTGGGGATTACCTATCCGCAATATTTGGTGCTGTTGGTTCTCTGGGATCAAAAGGAAAGCACAGTCAAAGAGCTTAGCGAGAAGCTCGATCTTGATTCGGGTACTTTGACACCTATGCTTAAGCGGATGGAAAGTCAGCAATTGGTTCAAAGGAAACGGTCTTCTGAAGATGAACGTGTCGTGAATATTCAAATCACAGAAGCGGGTCTTGCCCTTTACGATAAGGCGCTTTGTATTCCACAGTCGCTGCTTGCGTCAAGCGGGCTGTCTCCTGAAGAAATATACAAGTTCAATGAACAGTTAAAACGTATTATAAGCAGCGTAAATGCGTTCGATTAA